A genomic segment from Pseudomonas sp. S09G 359 encodes:
- a CDS encoding MFS transporter translates to MSGPYLSRFILITCISLISFFPINILLPSFPALAARFDTPSADIALSISLFTLVFSISQLVAGPLSDKWGRKEVLLGCITLSILGAIGCALASDYLTFLLFRSVQAMGCGFFVLGHALVEDLFDEQDRARVRLYYMTLSGSFVALSPLIGSWLQTTFDWQGSFYGFALMALGMLIHAMCILPSKSASPHRVPVSILGTLKAVASHRDFLRYWWIAALVFACYFALISVTPLIFMDALKLSEYQYALVLMVYGVAYLLGGVAASYLQKRISLSRQINMGLGLLCVAGVLLTLILSLDAITTVTLLIPMLISALAVTLVRPAAISAAMRLFSSSAGTAASAGNSIMFLTAAVSSAALAQAGDHLLMTIAVSFIGLSLWGLVTNRRAGAAKAHELPA, encoded by the coding sequence ATGTCTGGGCCATACCTTTCCCGCTTCATCCTGATCACCTGCATCTCGCTGATCAGCTTCTTCCCGATCAATATTCTGCTGCCCTCATTCCCCGCCCTGGCCGCCAGGTTCGATACGCCTTCGGCGGATATCGCGCTGTCCATCAGTTTGTTCACGCTGGTCTTTTCGATCTCGCAACTGGTCGCGGGCCCGCTGTCGGATAAATGGGGGCGTAAAGAGGTGCTGCTCGGCTGCATCACGCTGTCGATCCTTGGTGCGATTGGTTGCGCACTGGCGTCGGACTACCTGACCTTCCTGCTGTTTCGCAGCGTACAGGCCATGGGCTGTGGCTTTTTCGTACTGGGCCATGCTCTGGTGGAAGACCTGTTCGACGAACAAGACCGCGCCCGCGTGCGCCTCTATTACATGACGCTGAGTGGCTCGTTTGTCGCGCTGTCGCCGTTGATCGGCTCCTGGCTGCAAACCACCTTCGACTGGCAAGGCAGCTTCTACGGCTTTGCGTTGATGGCACTGGGCATGTTGATCCACGCGATGTGCATCCTGCCGTCCAAATCCGCCAGCCCGCACCGCGTGCCGGTGTCGATTCTCGGCACGTTGAAAGCCGTCGCCAGTCACCGCGACTTCCTACGTTACTGGTGGATCGCCGCACTGGTATTCGCCTGTTATTTCGCGCTGATCAGCGTGACCCCCCTGATTTTCATGGATGCCCTGAAACTCTCCGAATACCAATACGCGCTGGTGCTGATGGTGTACGGCGTTGCCTATCTGCTGGGCGGGGTGGCAGCGTCGTACCTGCAAAAGCGCATTTCGCTGTCCCGACAAATCAATATGGGCCTCGGCCTGCTCTGCGTCGCAGGCGTGCTGTTAACGCTGATCCTGAGCCTGGATGCAATCACCACCGTGACTCTGCTGATTCCGATGCTGATCAGCGCCCTGGCCGTCACCCTGGTTCGCCCGGCCGCGATTTCTGCGGCGATGCGGTTGTTTTCCAGCAGCGCCGGCACGGCCGCGTCGGCGGGCAACAGCATCATGTTCCTCACCGCGGCCGTCAGCAGCGCAGCGCTGGCCCAGGCGGGCGATCATTTGCTGATGACCATCGCCGTCAGTTTCATCGGGCTGAGCCTCTGGGGGTTGGTCACCAATCGCCGAGCAGGCGCGGCTAAGGCTCACGAATTACCGGCGTGA
- the ilvD gene encoding dihydroxy-acid dehydratase, translating into MPDYRSKTSTHGRNMAGARALWRATGMKDDDFKKPIIAIANSFTQFVPGHVHLKDLGQLVAREIERAGGVAKEFNTIAVDDGIAMGHDGMLYSLPSREIIADSVEYMVNAHCADAIVCISNCDKITPGMLMAALRLNIPVIFVSGGPMEAGKTKLASHGLDLVDAMVIAADSSASDEKVAEYERSACPTCGSCSGMFTANSMNCLVEALGLALPGNGSTLATHSDREQLFLQAGRTIVELCKRYYTENDESVLPRNIANFKAFENAMTLDIAMGGSTNTILHLLAAAQEAEIDFDLRDIDRLSRHVPQLCKVAPNIQKYHMEDVHRAGGIFSILGSLARGGLLHTDLPTVHSKSIAEGIAKWDITQTDDEAVHTFFKAGPAGIPTQTAFSQSTRWDTLDDDRENGCIRSVEHAYSQEGGLAVLYGNIALDGCVVKTAGVDESIHVFEGRAKIYESQDSSVRGILADEVKEGDIVIIRYEGPKGGPGMQEMLYPTSYLKSKGLGKACALLTDGRFSGGTSGLSIGHASPEAAAGGAIGLVQDGDKVLIDIPNRSINLLISDEELAARRVEQDKKGWKPVEKRPRKVTTALKAYALLATSADKGAVRNKAMLDGL; encoded by the coding sequence ATGCCAGATTACCGCTCGAAAACATCCACCCACGGCCGCAACATGGCCGGCGCGCGCGCACTGTGGCGCGCCACGGGGATGAAGGATGACGACTTCAAGAAGCCGATCATCGCGATTGCCAACTCGTTCACCCAGTTCGTACCGGGCCACGTACACCTCAAGGACCTCGGCCAACTGGTCGCCCGCGAGATCGAACGCGCCGGCGGCGTGGCCAAGGAATTCAACACCATCGCCGTGGATGACGGCATCGCCATGGGCCATGACGGCATGCTGTATTCCCTGCCGAGCCGCGAGATCATCGCCGACTCCGTGGAATACATGGTCAACGCCCACTGCGCCGACGCCATCGTGTGCATCTCCAACTGCGACAAGATCACCCCCGGCATGCTGATGGCTGCCCTGCGCCTGAACATCCCGGTGATCTTCGTCTCCGGCGGCCCGATGGAAGCCGGCAAGACCAAGCTCGCCTCCCACGGCCTCGACCTGGTGGATGCCATGGTCATCGCCGCCGATTCCAGCGCTTCTGACGAGAAGGTCGCGGAATACGAGCGCAGCGCCTGCCCTACCTGCGGTTCGTGCTCCGGCATGTTCACCGCCAACTCGATGAACTGCCTGGTGGAAGCCTTGGGCCTGGCCTTGCCGGGCAACGGTTCCACCCTGGCCACCCACAGCGACCGCGAGCAACTGTTCCTGCAGGCCGGCCGCACCATCGTCGAGCTGTGCAAGCGTTACTACACCGAGAACGATGAGTCGGTGTTGCCGCGCAATATCGCCAACTTCAAGGCGTTCGAAAACGCCATGACCCTGGACATCGCCATGGGCGGTTCCACCAACACCATCCTGCACCTGCTGGCCGCCGCCCAGGAAGCCGAGATCGATTTCGACCTGCGCGACATCGACCGTCTGTCCCGCCACGTGCCGCAACTGTGCAAAGTCGCGCCGAACATCCAGAAGTACCACATGGAAGACGTGCACCGTGCCGGCGGGATCTTCTCGATCCTCGGCTCGCTGGCCCGTGGCGGCCTGCTGCACACCGACCTGCCGACCGTGCACAGCAAGTCCATCGCCGAAGGCATCGCCAAGTGGGACATCACCCAGACTGACGACGAAGCCGTGCACACCTTCTTCAAGGCCGGCCCGGCGGGCATCCCGACCCAGACCGCGTTCAGCCAGTCGACCCGTTGGGACACCCTCGACGACGACCGTGAAAACGGCTGCATCCGCAGTGTCGAGCACGCCTACTCGCAAGAAGGCGGCCTGGCCGTGCTCTACGGCAACATCGCCCTCGACGGCTGCGTGGTGAAAACCGCCGGTGTGGATGAATCCATCCACGTCTTCGAAGGTCGCGCCAAGATCTACGAAAGCCAGGACAGCTCGGTTCGCGGCATCCTCGCCGACGAAGTGAAAGAAGGCGACATCGTGATCATCCGCTACGAAGGCCCGAAAGGCGGCCCGGGTATGCAGGAGATGCTCTACCCCACGTCCTACCTGAAATCCAAAGGCCTGGGCAAAGCCTGCGCCCTGCTCACCGACGGCCGTTTCTCCGGCGGCACGTCGGGCCTGTCCATCGGCCACGCTTCGCCTGAAGCGGCAGCCGGCGGCGCAATCGGCCTGGTGCAGGATGGCGACAAAGTGCTGATCGACATTCCGAACCGCTCGATCAACCTGTTGATCAGCGACGAAGAACTGGCCGCACGCCGGGTTGAGCAGGACAAGAAAGGTTGGAAGCCGGTTGAGAAGCGTCCACGTAAAGTGACCACTGCGCTGAAAGCCTACGCCCTGCTGGCCACCAGTGCCGACAAGGGTGCTGTGCGTAACAAGGCGATGCTTGACGGTCTGTAA